A region from the Carassius carassius chromosome 33, fCarCar2.1, whole genome shotgun sequence genome encodes:
- the LOC132114104 gene encoding uncharacterized protein LOC132114104: MMLIFGLMLLLQTTECLEVNCSFDQSDPCYAALGHKLNLLMVDASKYDLKIIKRINNTQDDPVCRVKNERMRTSECDLYKNRPEVTVINGTVIIKRVIRADSGNYTLSLSRSDGTETSRDLQVIVEAPIGSVEVSIICSSSGVMRVSCSSEGDQIIYNWTLNGGPLMDGNSSIDLDEGTDGDISCSVKNHVSHTLKTIRLKPCPGELLIHE; the protein is encoded by the exons ATGATGCTGATCTTTGGACTGATGCTGTTGCTACAAACTACTGAAT GTCTGGAGGTAAACTGCAGTTTTGATCAATCTGATCCCTGTTACGCAGCTCTGGGACACAAACTCAATCTGCTGATGGTGGACGCTAGTAAATATGACCTGAAGATAATAAAGAGAATAAACAACACACAAGATGATCCAGTTTGTAGAGTAAAGAATGAAAGGATGAGGACGAGTGAATGTGATCTTTATAAAAACAGACCTGAAGTGACAGTCATTAATGGGACTGTGATAATAAAGCGTGTGATCAGAGCAGATTCTGGAAATTACACATTATCACTCTCTCGCTCAGACGGCACAGAAACATCTAGAGATCTTCAAGTGATTGTTGAAG CTCCTATTGGCTCAGTGGAAGTGTCAATCATCTGCTCCTCCAGTGGGGTGATGAGGGTGTCCTGCTCCTCTGAGGGGGATCAGATCATCTACAACTGGACTCTGAATGGAGGTCCACTGATGGATGGAAACAGCAGCATTGATCTGGATGAGGGAACTGATGGAGACATCAGCTGCAGCGTGAAGAACCACGTCAGTCACACACTGAAGACCATTAGACTCAAACCCTGTCCTGGTGAGCTTCTAATACATGAATGA
- the LOC132113469 gene encoding X-linked retinitis pigmentosa GTPase regulator-interacting protein 1-like encodes MFITLCYIYKKKQLKWTPAAAGGTELIYADISHEEKGEKKNTEFPPNVDVEYAMVQLQTKRKKEVEEEEEVEEKEEEEKEVVEEEEEEEVEEEEVKEKEEVEKEVEEKEEEKKEVEEKEEKKKEVEEELQYGEVTFTPNHSHNPQELQKQCVF; translated from the exons ATGTTCATCACCTTATGTTACATTTACAAGAAGAAGCAGCTCAAGTGGACACCAG CCGCTGCTGGAGGTACAGAGCTCATATACGCTGATATCTCTCATGAGGAAAAGGGTGAAAAGAAGAATACAG AATTTCCCCCTAATGTTGATGTGGAATATGCCATGGTCCAGCTgcagacaaagagaaagaaagaggtggaagaggaggaggaggtggaagaGAAGGAGGAGGAAGAAAAGGAGGTggtggaagaggaggaggaggaagaggtggAAGAGGAGGAGGTGAAAGAGAAGGAGGAGGTAGAAAAGGAGGTGGAAGAGAAGGAGGAGGAAAAAAAGGAGGTGGAAgagaaggaggagaaaaaaaaggaGGTGGAAGAGGAGCTTCAGTATGGTGAGGTGACGTTCACACCAAACCACTCACACAATCCGCAGGAGCTTCAGAAGCAGTGTGTTTTCTAG